A portion of the Bubalus kerabau isolate K-KA32 ecotype Philippines breed swamp buffalo chromosome 1, PCC_UOA_SB_1v2, whole genome shotgun sequence genome contains these proteins:
- the ASCL4 gene encoding achaete-scute homolog 4 — translation MEKRPQAGLLTLPHHLRQVPLGVPRSLPRLPMRDSFRVSVSWERALGGGGAPRRPYLPLRLDGAFKPAFLRKRNERERQRVRCVNEGYARLRDHLPREVADKRLSKVETLRAAIGYIKQLQEVLERHAREQEGAAGAGSSRRAECNSDGESKASSAPSPSSEPEDGAS, via the coding sequence ATGGAGAAACGTCCACAGGCCGGACTGCTGACCCTGCCGCATCACCTGCGCCAGGTACCTCTGGGCGTGCCAAGGTCCCTGCCCCGCCTCCCCATGAGGGACTCCTTCAGAGTCTCCGTGAGTTGGGAGCGGGcgctcggcggcggcggcgccccgAGGCGGCCCTACCTGCCCCTACGGCTGGACGGTGCCTTCAAGCCCGCCTTCCTCCGCAAGCGCAACGAGCGCGAGCGGCAGCGGGTGCGCTGCGTGAACGAGGGGTACGCGCGCCTCCGAGACCACCTGCCCCGAGAGGTGGCGGACAAGCGCCTCAGCAAAGTGGAGACTCTCCGCGCTGCCATCGGCTACATCAAGCAGCTCCAGGAGGTGCTGGAGCGCCACGCACGGGAACAGGAGGGTGCGGCCGGTGCCGGCTCCTCGCGGAGGGCCGAATGCAACAGCGACGGCGAGTCCAAGGCCTCATCGGCGCCTTCGCCCAGCAGCGAGCCCGAGGACGGGGCCAGCTAG